The Campylobacter concisus genome has a window encoding:
- a CDS encoding recombinase family protein produces MRNYEKITALYERLSRDDELQGESNSIVNQKKILEEYAGKNNLSNIIHFTDDGISGTQFDRPGFMAMMNGVNQGNIIGCIIVKDMSRLGRDYLKVGQCMEILRQKGVRLIAINDNVDSFYREDDFTPFRNIMNEWYTRDTSRKIQSTFRSKGESGKHTASSPPYGYIKDEKDKDKWIVDEKAAEIVRRIFNLTMQGNGPYRIAKILESEKVDIPAYHQQKLGYGLHQSKVFEHPYRWCSSTIVSILKKQEYLGHTVNFKTRKHFKDKKSKYVSEENWLIFENTHEAIIDQETFDNVQRIRGNVKRYPDGWGEYHPLTGLMYYADCGSKMYVHRTSNYKNIPYYTCSAYTKVPCGTLCPSTHRIKAEAVLNLIQETLKDIKKYLDEDHEAFIRSI; encoded by the coding sequence ATGAGGAATTATGAAAAGATAACAGCACTCTATGAGAGATTAAGTCGTGATGATGAACTTCAAGGAGAAAGCAATTCTATTGTAAATCAAAAGAAAATCCTTGAAGAATATGCAGGTAAAAATAATTTAAGCAACATCATACATTTTACAGATGATGGAATAAGCGGAACACAGTTTGATAGACCGGGCTTTATGGCAATGATGAACGGAGTTAATCAAGGTAATATAATAGGTTGTATAATCGTAAAAGATATGAGTAGACTTGGCAGAGACTATCTTAAAGTCGGTCAATGTATGGAAATCTTAAGACAAAAGGGCGTTAGGCTCATTGCTATCAATGATAATGTAGATAGCTTTTATAGAGAAGATGATTTTACCCCTTTTAGAAATATTATGAATGAATGGTATACAAGAGATACTTCAAGAAAAATACAATCTACATTCAGGTCAAAGGGGGAAAGCGGAAAGCATACGGCAAGCTCTCCACCTTATGGATATATCAAAGATGAAAAAGACAAAGATAAGTGGATTGTAGATGAAAAAGCAGCGGAGATAGTAAGGAGAATATTCAATCTGACCATGCAAGGCAATGGTCCGTATCGAATAGCAAAGATATTGGAAAGTGAAAAAGTAGATATACCTGCTTACCATCAGCAAAAATTAGGATATGGACTACATCAAAGCAAAGTGTTTGAACATCCTTATCGTTGGTGCAGTTCTACAATTGTAAGTATCTTAAAGAAACAGGAATATTTAGGTCATACTGTAAACTTCAAAACAAGAAAGCATTTCAAGGATAAGAAAAGCAAATATGTATCTGAAGAAAACTGGCTGATATTTGAAAATACCCACGAGGCAATTATAGACCAAGAAACCTTTGATAATGTGCAAAGGATAAGAGGAAATGTAAAAAGGTATCCCGATGGTTGGGGAGAATATCACCCTTTAACTGGGCTTATGTATTATGCAGATTGTGGCAGTAAAATGTATGTTCATAGAACAAGTAATTACAAAAATATTCCCTACTACACTTGCAGTGCTTACACGAAAGTACCCTGTGGAACGCTTTGTCCATCTACTCACAGGATAAAAGCGGAAGCAGTCTTAAACCTTATACAGGAAACCTTAAAAGACATTAAAAAATATCTTGATGAAGATCACGAAGCCTTTATCCGTTCCATTTAA
- a CDS encoding DUF4368 domain-containing protein codes for MEEKEKVEIEKKKIRLMESKNRLQELERLMCRIYEDMILEKIPSNRYEILNSQYETEQIALSKEIKDLEFAISRYEKETDKAKKFISLISRYENFDELTTTMINEFVEKIIVHERNRKGSQTSKQKNRDIF; via the coding sequence ATGGAAGAAAAGGAAAAAGTAGAGATAGAAAAGAAAAAAATAAGATTAATGGAAAGTAAAAACAGGCTTCAGGAACTTGAACGATTGATGTGCCGTATTTACGAAGATATGATACTTGAAAAAATACCAAGTAATAGATATGAGATACTTAACAGTCAATATGAAACAGAGCAAATAGCTTTAAGCAAAGAAATTAAAGACTTAGAGTTTGCAATATCAAGATATGAAAAAGAAACAGATAAGGCGAAAAAGTTTATATCTCTAATAAGCCGATATGAAAATTTTGATGAACTTACAACTACAATGATAAATGAGTTTGTAGAAAAGATTATTGTTCATGAAAGGAATAGAAAAGGTAGTCAAACATCAAAGCAAAAAAATAGAGATATATTTTAA
- the dcm gene encoding DNA (cytosine-5-)-methyltransferase has translation MNIIPQIIDNSPAILIKNKRIRLQMTQKELADAVGMSKFGDRTIRRWENGESQPSSIELKHILSFPEKVPFPNNENAPYKIIDLFAGIGGTRLGFYQTGKTNVVFSSEIDKFAVKTYKANFGETPFGDITKISEKDIPNHDIIVGGFPCQAFSQAGKKLGFEDTRGTLFFEIARIIKEKRPKAFLLENVKNLKSHDKGRTYKTIEKTLKDLNYDVHSIILKAKDFGVPQNRERIYIVGFDKDKIDNYKDFSFPIPPCPDVSVGNILEQNVDTKYTISNALWQGHQRRKKEHKIKGNGFGYTLFNENSPYTNTLSARYYKDGSEILIEQKGKNPRKLTPREAARLQGFPENYIIPVSDTQSYKQFGNSVAVTVIHAIANNIIDILDTCTKKEID, from the coding sequence ATGAATATTATACCACAAATCATAGATAATTCCCCTGCTATTTTAATAAAAAATAAGCGTATCAGATTACAAATGACTCAAAAAGAATTAGCTGATGCTGTTGGTATGTCCAAATTCGGAGATAGGACAATTCGCAGATGGGAAAATGGAGAAAGTCAGCCATCGTCCATTGAGCTGAAACATATTTTATCATTTCCTGAAAAAGTACCTTTCCCTAATAATGAAAATGCCCCCTATAAAATCATTGATTTATTTGCCGGAATTGGTGGTACAAGGCTTGGATTTTACCAAACAGGTAAAACAAATGTCGTATTCAGTAGTGAAATTGATAAATTTGCAGTAAAAACATATAAGGCAAATTTTGGTGAAACTCCTTTTGGAGATATTACAAAAATATCTGAAAAAGATATTCCTAATCATGATATTATTGTCGGTGGTTTTCCTTGTCAAGCATTTAGTCAAGCCGGTAAAAAGCTTGGTTTTGAAGATACTCGTGGAACATTATTTTTTGAAATTGCAAGAATTATTAAAGAGAAACGACCTAAGGCATTTCTTCTTGAAAATGTCAAAAACCTAAAATCTCACGATAAAGGTCGTACCTATAAAACAATAGAAAAAACATTAAAGGATTTAAACTACGATGTTCATTCTATTATACTTAAAGCAAAAGACTTCGGTGTTCCACAAAATAGAGAGCGTATTTACATTGTTGGATTTGATAAGGATAAAATAGATAACTATAAAGATTTTTCTTTTCCAATTCCTCCCTGCCCAGATGTTTCTGTGGGAAATATTTTAGAGCAAAATGTTGATACTAAATACACCATTTCAAATGCACTTTGGCAAGGTCATCAACGACGAAAGAAAGAACATAAAATAAAGGGAAATGGATTTGGTTACACATTGTTCAATGAAAACAGTCCTTATACAAATACATTATCTGCAAGATATTATAAAGACGGGAGTGAAATACTTATTGAGCAAAAAGGAAAAAATCCACGAAAACTAACACCTCGTGAAGCTGCAAGACTTCAAGGCTTCCCCGAAAACTATATCATTCCTGTAAGTGATACTCAAAGTTACAAACAGTTTGGTAATTCTGTTGCCGTTACTGTTATCCATGCAATTGCAAATAACATAATTGATATACTTGATACCTGTACTAAAAAAGAGATTGACTAA
- a CDS encoding type II restriction endonuclease produces MANISLDEYKNLVKEKRKEGFKQPYDLVYDNFITLGYDKVPKEFFLSNASEVVEKLRNSCWSEFQPLEKDFTSKMLKELVDDEYIKTLTPIEAITWFVEEFPEHIYALTLSNTQSRRSRAGKEFESIIELILIGAGIPLDSQGNIGKQEFVNKGLGKLVDLVSPGVLEYIVNKRNTVLISAKTTLRERWQEVPEEMGRTGAREMFLATLDTSISSDVLNTLYEANIQVTTTKNIKETYYSDNERVLTFEKLVEICLDNVSHWKNFNYTVEQNEQMIELITKQIEKHQNHKFVEEYYDERLKNIKK; encoded by the coding sequence ATGGCAAATATTTCTCTTGATGAATATAAAAACTTAGTTAAAGAAAAAAGGAAAGAAGGCTTTAAACAGCCTTATGACTTAGTTTATGATAATTTTATTACATTAGGATACGACAAAGTCCCTAAAGAATTCTTTTTAAGTAATGCAAGTGAAGTTGTTGAAAAACTTAGAAATAGCTGTTGGAGTGAATTTCAGCCATTAGAAAAAGACTTTACTTCAAAAATGCTAAAAGAGTTAGTTGATGATGAGTATATCAAAACTCTTACACCAATAGAGGCAATTACTTGGTTTGTGGAAGAATTTCCGGAACATATATATGCTTTGACTTTGTCAAATACTCAAAGTAGGAGGAGTAGAGCAGGTAAAGAATTTGAAAGTATTATAGAACTCATTTTGATTGGTGCAGGGATTCCACTTGACAGTCAAGGTAATATAGGTAAACAAGAGTTTGTCAATAAAGGTCTTGGTAAATTGGTAGATTTAGTTTCTCCGGGTGTTTTAGAATACATTGTAAATAAGAGAAATACTGTCTTAATTAGTGCAAAAACCACATTAAGAGAAAGATGGCAAGAAGTACCTGAAGAAATGGGAAGAACAGGTGCAAGAGAAATGTTTTTAGCAACTCTTGATACTTCTATTAGCTCTGATGTATTGAACACTCTATATGAGGCTAATATACAAGTTACAACAACAAAAAATATAAAAGAAACATATTATTCCGATAATGAAAGGGTATTAACCTTTGAAAAGTTGGTTGAAATATGTTTAGACAATGTTTCTCATTGGAAAAATTTCAACTACACAGTAGAACAAAATGAGCAAATGATAGAGCTTATCACTAAGCAAATTGAAAAACACCAAAATCATAAATTTGTAGAAGAATATTATGATGAACGATTAAAAAACATAAAGAAGTAG
- a CDS encoding cupin domain-containing protein produces the protein MSEQRIYCMDLVKKEDPEKAVRTPFYQTESTGGSVWVIKPGQTLQKHYHHNSDDIWIVLQGEGIFYPQPNEEVPFKKGHVIVSKKDSCHGAKNTGDEDIIFVSIVAPVPSDYDPINE, from the coding sequence ATGAGCGAACAGAGAATCTATTGCATGGACCTTGTAAAAAAAGAGGATCCGGAAAAGGCTGTCAGAACACCGTTTTATCAGACAGAATCTACAGGCGGATCGGTCTGGGTTATCAAACCCGGTCAGACATTGCAAAAGCACTATCACCACAATTCCGACGATATATGGATCGTCCTTCAGGGAGAGGGAATATTCTACCCCCAGCCTAATGAAGAGGTTCCATTCAAGAAAGGCCATGTCATAGTATCGAAGAAAGACTCCTGCCACGGAGCAAAAAATACTGGAGATGAGGATATCATCTTTGTAAGTATAGTAGCACCTGTCCCTTCCGACTATGATCCTATAAACGAGTGA
- a CDS encoding ATP-binding protein, translating to MTSPTLLILDDFGIERNTEYALEQIYNVINARYLKARPTIITTNLNFKDIEKEQEDIMLGRIYSRIIEMCLPLRITGLDRRKIQSKEKLKKAQNLIDE from the coding sequence ATAACAAGCCCTACCCTACTAATTCTTGATGATTTTGGAATAGAGAGAAATACAGAATATGCCTTAGAGCAAATTTACAATGTAATCAATGCAAGATACCTAAAGGCAAGACCAACCATTATAACTACTAACCTTAATTTCAAAGATATAGAAAAAGAACAGGAAGATATAATGCTTGGCAGGATTTATTCAAGGATAATCGAGATGTGTTTACCTCTTAGGATAACGGGACTTGATAGAAGAAAAATACAGAGCAAAGAAAAGCTGAAGAAAGCACAAAACTTAATAGATGAATGA
- a CDS encoding transposon-encoded TnpW family protein — translation MQKNNTETKTIKKIGKTTYEVVVHFNKNTTETMQDKLKRIMLREIESEKHQKNDKND, via the coding sequence ATGCAAAAAAATAATACAGAAACAAAAACAATAAAGAAGATTGGAAAAACTACCTATGAAGTTGTTGTACATTTTAATAAAAATACTACTGAAACAATGCAAGACAAATTGAAACGCATAATGCTTAGAGAAATTGAGAGTGAAAAACATCAAAAAAATGATAAAAATGATTAG